AATAATATAAAATTGCGGATAAAAAGTCAATTTTAATTTTTTTCCTTAATCCTGCAATAGAAAGTTATCTACTCGGAAAAGGTGTCAGACACCTTTTACTTAGACACCTTTTACTTCCTTTTACTTTTTACTTATATTTCGCTTAACAGAGCAAAGAAATGCATAAATATTTTCTATTGCAGGATTAAGGTTTTTCAAAATTATATCCGTTTGTTTTTGTAATTCTTTGATAAATTATTAATGTAAGTTTAGCAAAACCGTATCCTAAAATGCCTCCTGCAATTACATCAAGAGGATAATGTTCGCCGTCATATACCCTTGAAAACGCGACGATTGCGGCTAATATATAAAATAGTTTGTAATGTTTAGGAAAAAAATAAGCAAGGGCAACGGCTAACGAAAAAGCTGTTGTTGAATGACCTGAAGGGAAAGAATATTCGGTAAGATGTCTTCCCAGCAGGTCGATATGCACCAAACCCTGTTCTATCAATTTATGCATTGCGACGATTGGTCTCGGTCTGTTTATTAATCTTTTTAAGATAATATCAAATATGCCTGGAACCAATTGAGTAATAAATAACAAAAAGAAAGATTTTTTAAAATTTTGTCTGTTATAAATATAAACAAATAATAAGACAAGCCAGTATACAACCCAGCCGTTTCCTAAGAATGTGACTGCCCTCATATTTTCGTTGAGCATTGAAAAATGAAAATTATTATTTATAAATAAGAACAGCAGCGTATCTAAATGTAATATGTATTTAAGCATAATTTTTTTATTAAAATTTTTAAAATTTGTTATTTTTTTAAATAATTTAAGATATAATTAAAATATAGGTGTATTAAATGTTTATTTATAGTTTAATAGTTTAATATTTATATTTTATAGT
This genomic stretch from Candidatus Acididesulfobacter guangdongensis harbors:
- a CDS encoding phosphatase PAP2 family protein, which encodes MLKYILHLDTLLFLFINNNFHFSMLNENMRAVTFLGNGWVVYWLVLLFVYIYNRQNFKKSFFLLFITQLVPGIFDIILKRLINRPRPIVAMHKLIEQGLVHIDLLGRHLTEYSFPSGHSTTAFSLAVALAYFFPKHYKLFYILAAIVAFSRVYDGEHYPLDVIAGGILGYGFAKLTLIIYQRITKTNGYNFEKP